The Christiangramia salexigens genome includes the window GATGATCTGTTGACTGAATAACCCACTTCCCTGACTACGTCCATAATAATTGTAATCAAATAAATAATCTGTTGGTCTATCTAATGCAAAACTGAAATAGTCGTTAGTGCTTACATCATTATAAATAAAAGCGCCACTGAAGAATCTTAAATTGATCTGCCTGTTGTTCTTGAATAGTTTTCGATACTCCGCACTAAATGAAATTTTACTGAACTTATCGGATAGCTGATAGTCGATTCCTCCCGAGAAGTATTTAATGAAGTTGGGATTACTATACCGATAATTGATGTTAAAAACATTGTAGTCCGGTTGGAGCAGGGGAGAATCAGGGTTCTGGTCTCGTTTTACATTAACGTTTCTTATTAGAAGTCTCTGGCGTTCATTACTTCTTAAATAAGCATTTCTGAAATTAAATGTTAGAAATGGAGTGAATTTCTCGTAGAACAAGTCGTAACCATACGAGAATCGGGTCCCTGCCATTCCATAAGAGATTGCGTAAAGCTCCTTATTTTCAAACTGATGTGTATTTACAAAGGATGCCGAACCCACAAAGGTTTCACTATTAAAACCATATTTAGGAGAAATGGCGAAATTGAAGGTTTTGCTTAAAATAGTTTTATTATACAATTTTGGCCCGATTGAAATTCCATCATACAAGTTATATTCAAACTCGGGCATGAAAAAGATCTGATGATATTTTGGGTCTTCTACATCCTGAAGCAATCGAAACTGAATTGGTTTATTTAGAAATTTTGTGACTGCCTTGTAGTTGTTTCGCTGATTTACTTCAGGCACTTTGGATTCATAATTCAGTGCTAATCGCTGGATATCCTGTTTAGGAATATAAATGCTTTTGGTGTCCTTAACCTGTTCAACCCAGGTCTTATAAGTGACATTACCTTCATTAAGGCCATACAGGCTAATAGGCATTTTTCCGCTTAACCTGTTTTTGATAGTCACCTTTAATGAATCGCCCTCAGCTTTTACATGACTAATTTTATAATCTATCTTACTGCTGGTGCCTACATAATCCTCAAAGAACCAATCGATATTTTTTTCTGAATTCTGTTTTAATGAAGCAATAAAGTCTTCATCTGTTACCGGTTTTAGCTTATACTCAGAATAGAACTCTGAGATCGATCTTTTCACAGGTTCCTGCCCAATAAAATCTTCAAGATATTTAATTCCAATCCCGGCCTTATAAGCATTTGCGATATTTTCGTTGAATTTCACCAATGAATCCTGGCTTGTAATAAGAGGTTGATCCAGGTTCATTCTTGCCATGTTCATATAAAGGAACTGGTACTGGTCATTAAATTTAAGATCTGCGGCATGAAACCATTTTAAACCGATCACGTCACCTAATTTCCCAACGAGTTTCATGTTGGGATAATAAGTATCTACGTAATCCATCATAAGCGATATCATTATGGCATCTGTAACCCATTTTTCGGTTCGTGGATTAACCATAATGGTATTATGCAAGTAATAATCACTAAGCGTTTTAAACAGTTTTATGTCGTATTGAAAACCATCTGGAAAAGGTCTTATAAAACTTGGAAGTTGATTGAGGCCATAGATCGGATTTTTTAAATAATCTTCCTGAGTAACGAAAAGATTCTTATGTGGATAATCGCCAAGGCGTTCCTGTAAAAAACCTACAACACGTTCCAGTAAAGCATTTTTAAGGTCTAACTGTATATCTTCATCCTCAATATTTGTGATCACCTGTTTGGAATCGGTCTTTATCGATTCAAAAATATAGGACTTCGTGAGGTACATTGTGCCGTCTATACGATCTGTACCCTTAAAGGTGATCTTTTTAGAATTAAGGTTTGTAGTAGTCTTTATAAGGTCTAGGCCAGAAGCGGCGTAGAATTGGGTCGGGATATCGAGGCTGATATCAATATTATAGGGCTTTACGTATTGTAGACCTAGATCCTTATGGCTATATAGTTTCCATCCATTATCTAACGGTGCCGGTACTATATACCAGTATCTTAGTTTATAATTCCCTTGTTGGTCTTTTCCAAAACGAGTGAATTTATCATCGGGGATCCTAAGGCTATAGTTTAATTTGAGCTCAATGGAATCTCCCGCTGGTAGTGGTTTTTCCAGTCTGATCCTGATTAAGTCGGGAACTTCTCCCGGTCGGTCCCATTCATATTCACCGTTTAAACTATCCTGTATAGAATGGATTCGTGTATGACCCCGCTCTTCTAATTTTGCAAAATGAAATCTTCTGGAGTAATCTTCAGCAAAGCGCTTAGCCAGATCTGAAGATTTTGTGCTGAATGCGTTGTTCCAGTCGTTAAGATAAATACTAACCAGTTCCCTGTTTTCGGTATTGATAAACCGAATTTTTTGATCCACTTCTAAAGTGCGGGTACTATCAATTAAACGTGCATTGACGCTAATAGAATTTTGTGCAAAAATGCATCCCGAAAAAAAGAAAAGAATCAGGAAAAACTGAAGGTATCTCAATTATAAAATATTTAGATCGATAAAGCTATCGAGGCTAAATATAATCAAACTTTGATACCTTCAATAGAGGCATTAACTAGAAATTAGGACTTAAATTATATTCGTCGTAGAATTGGTCTAATATTTCTATAACCTCGTCTTCGGTATCCACTACCTGAACAAGATCTATGTCTGCTGCACTAATATTTTGAAAGCTATCCAGAAGCGTCTTTTTAATCCAATCTACAAGTCCTCTCCAAAATTCTGAACCTACCAGAATTATAGGGAATTTATCGATCTTGTGTGTCTGGATAAGGGTAATCGCTTCGAATAGTTCGTCCAGAGTTCCAAATCCCCCCGGCATTACAACGAATCCCTGAGAATATTTAACGAACATTACTTTTCTAACAAAGAAATAGTCAAAATCCAAACTCTTGTCATTATCAATATATGGATTGTCGTGTTGCTCAAAAGGCAATTCAATATTCAAACCAACAGAAGTTCCTCCGGCCAAATGTGCACCTTTATTACCAGCTTCCATGATTCCGGGACCACCACCGGTAATTACACCATAACCGTGATCAACGATCTTTTTTGCAACCTTTTCTGCCAGTTTGTAATACTTCATATCCGGCTTAGTCCTGGCAGAACCAAAAATAGATACGCAGGGACCAATTTGACTTAGCTTCTCATAGCCATTTACAAATTCACCCATTATTTTAAAGATAGCCCATGAGTCGTTCGTTTTTATTTCGTTCCAGGCTTTATTTGGATTATGTGTTCTCATATTATGTATTAAATAAATCTGCTAGTTTAACTCCTTTTTAAGGAACTTAGCGGTATAACTTTTTTTATTTTTTATTATTTCTTCAGGAGTACCCTTGGCCACAACTTTTCCTCCACCTTTA containing:
- a CDS encoding metalloprotease; protein product: MRYLQFFLILFFFSGCIFAQNSISVNARLIDSTRTLEVDQKIRFINTENRELVSIYLNDWNNAFSTKSSDLAKRFAEDYSRRFHFAKLEERGHTRIHSIQDSLNGEYEWDRPGEVPDLIRIRLEKPLPAGDSIELKLNYSLRIPDDKFTRFGKDQQGNYKLRYWYIVPAPLDNGWKLYSHKDLGLQYVKPYNIDISLDIPTQFYAASGLDLIKTTTNLNSKKITFKGTDRIDGTMYLTKSYIFESIKTDSKQVITNIEDEDIQLDLKNALLERVVGFLQERLGDYPHKNLFVTQEDYLKNPIYGLNQLPSFIRPFPDGFQYDIKLFKTLSDYYLHNTIMVNPRTEKWVTDAIMISLMMDYVDTYYPNMKLVGKLGDVIGLKWFHAADLKFNDQYQFLYMNMARMNLDQPLITSQDSLVKFNENIANAYKAGIGIKYLEDFIGQEPVKRSISEFYSEYKLKPVTDEDFIASLKQNSEKNIDWFFEDYVGTSSKIDYKISHVKAEGDSLKVTIKNRLSGKMPISLYGLNEGNVTYKTWVEQVKDTKSIYIPKQDIQRLALNYESKVPEVNQRNNYKAVTKFLNKPIQFRLLQDVEDPKYHQIFFMPEFEYNLYDGISIGPKLYNKTILSKTFNFAISPKYGFNSETFVGSASFVNTHQFENKELYAISYGMAGTRFSYGYDLFYEKFTPFLTFNFRNAYLRSNERQRLLIRNVNVKRDQNPDSPLLQPDYNVFNINYRYSNPNFIKYFSGGIDYQLSDKFSKISFSAEYRKLFKNNRQINLRFFSGAFIYNDVSTNDYFSFALDRPTDYLFDYNYYGRSQGSGLFSQQIIVAEGGFKSQLQPEFANDWLMSLNGSTNIWNWIYAYGDVGLVKNKGSNAELLYDSGIRVSLVQDYFELFFPVYSNLGWEIDEPDYDQRIRFIVALDINTLIRLFTRRWY
- a CDS encoding TIGR00730 family Rossman fold protein, whose amino-acid sequence is MRTHNPNKAWNEIKTNDSWAIFKIMGEFVNGYEKLSQIGPCVSIFGSARTKPDMKYYKLAEKVAKKIVDHGYGVITGGGPGIMEAGNKGAHLAGGTSVGLNIELPFEQHDNPYIDNDKSLDFDYFFVRKVMFVKYSQGFVVMPGGFGTLDELFEAITLIQTHKIDKFPIILVGSEFWRGLVDWIKKTLLDSFQNISAADIDLVQVVDTEDEVIEILDQFYDEYNLSPNF